A single window of Gossypium hirsutum isolate 1008001.06 chromosome A10, Gossypium_hirsutum_v2.1, whole genome shotgun sequence DNA harbors:
- the LOC121208519 gene encoding uncharacterized protein → MSVPSSNLMEDPVKPSKHRNHQKAKGISLFAFVSSILIYVSISYDIFNLFAASPLLSDTKLWFLISNTLILIIAADYGAFCSSNHQKLNLYDEYYHAMRSQARKSWTSTDPQQDPDFTANNTIPMEENIFEDNEEIPEKILQVVEIHEPDQRPKEHELNELAAEANEFSTMSDEELNRRVEEFIEKFNREIRLQATARNRQLLE, encoded by the coding sequence ATGAGTGTACCATCATCAAATCTAATGGAGGATCCAGTGAAACCAAGCAAACACAGAAACCATCAAAAGGCAAAAGGGATATCATTATTCGCCTTCGTTTCCTCTATTCTGATTTACGTCTCTATTTCCTACGACATCTTCAACCTTTTTGCTGCTTCACCACTTTTAAGTGATACCAAGCTCTGGTTTCTCATTTCCAACACCCTCATCCTTATCATCGCCGCTGATTACGGTGCTTTCTGTTCCTCCAACCACCAAAAACTCAACCTTTACGACGAATATTACCACGCCATGCGTAGCCAAGCCAGGAAGAGTTGGACTTCCACTGATCCACAACAAGACCCCGATTTCACTGCAAATAACACCATTCCAATGGAGGAAAACATTTTCGAAGACAATGAAGAAATCCCAGAAAAAATATTACAAGTAGTCGAAATCCATGAACCTGATCAAAGACCCAAAGAGCATGAACTGAACGAGTTGGCAGCAGAAGCAAACGAGTTCTCGACCATGTCGGATGAGGAACTAAACAGGAGAGTTGAAGAGTTCATTGAGAAGTTCAACAGGGAGATTAGGCTTCAAGCTACTGCTAGGAACCGCCAACTTTTGGAATAG
- the LOC121202897 gene encoding uncharacterized protein, with protein sequence MEQEVGESLIQLGNSDGSNSSSSDPVTRVRKLLFRRMLVGIKDGRFFLGTFHCLDKQGNIILQDTIEYRSTRRSSPSPMEQRCLGLVLIPSSCQNSCHVDCSVEEQLSLLKAKMI encoded by the exons ATGGAACAAGAAGTAGGGGAATCCTTGATTCAGCTGGGGAACTCAGATGGTTCTAATTCTAGCAGCTCAGATCCCGTAACTCGTGTAAGGAAGCTATTGTTTCGCCGGATGCTGGTGGGGATCAAAGACGGCCGGTTTTTCTTGGGCACTTTCCACTGCCTTGACAAGCAAGGGAATATCATTCTCCAAGATACAATAGAGTATCGTAGTACCCGTCGGTCTTCTCCGTCTCCTATGGAGCAACGATGCCTTGGTCTTGTTCTCATCCCTTCCTCTTGTCAGAACTCCTGTCATGTGGATTGCTCCGTCGAGGAACAGTTGTCACTGCTGAAG GCAAAAATGATATAA
- the LOC121208579 gene encoding protease Do-like 5, chloroplastic — MEMLASLHTLPSPLPPTTSSSEPSYKTPFITRRRTIISASTAAIASLLYISNPIPSLYPAIALQPQQVELDQEEDRIVRLFQETSPSVVFIEDLELAKIPKSSSKGDRVVVAEDEDAKVEGTGSGFIWDKFGHIVTNYHVVDKLATDQSGLQRCKVLLADASGTSFYKEGKIVGIDPAYDLAVLKVDVEGYELKPIVVGTSRDLRVGQSCFAVGNPFGYENTLTTGVVSGLGREITSPNGRAIRGAIQTDAAINAGNSGGPLIDSYGHVIGVNTATFTRKGTGISSGVNFAIPIDTVVRTVPYLIVYGTPYSNRFQ; from the exons ATGGAGATGTTGGCTTCTCTACACACACTCCCATCTCCATTGCCACCTACAACTTCATCATCAGAACCTTCATATAAGACTCCATTCATTACAAGGAGAAGAACCATTATCTCTGCTTCAACTGCTGCAATAGCTTCTTTACTCTATATTTCAAATCCCATTCCTTCTTTATATCCAGCTATCGCTCTGCAACCTCAACAAGTGGAGCTTGatcaagaagaagatagaatcgTTCGTCTATTTCAG GAAACATCTCCATCGGTTGTGTTCATTGAAGACCTTGAATTAGCTAAAATCCCAAAGAGCTCTTCCAAGGGAGACAGGGTTGTTGTTGCTGAGGATGAAGATGCAAAAGTTGAAGGGACAGGTTCAGGCTTCATTTGGGACAAATTTGGTCATATT GTTACTAATTACCATGTTGTTGATAAATTGGCTACCGACCAAAGTGGATTGCAACGTTGTAAG GTGCTCTTGGCTGATGCTAGCGGAACTAGCTTTTACAAAGAAGGGAAAATTGTTGGCATTGATCCAGCCTACGATCTAGCTGTTTTAAAG GTTGATGTTGAGGGCTATGAACTAAAACCTATTGTTGTCGGCACTTCTCGGGATTTACGCGTGGGTCAGAGCTGTTTCGCCGTTGGAAATCCCTTCGGATATGAGAACACTCTAACCACAGGG GTGGTTAGTGGATTAGGCAGAGAGATAACTTCCCCAAATGGCAGAGCAATTCGAGGAGCAATCCAAACAGATGCCGCCATTAATGCAG GCAACTCGGGTGGACCGTTGATTGATTCCTATGGTCATGTCATCGGAGTTAATACCGCAACTTTCACTCGGAAAG GGACAGGAATTTCCTCTGGTGTTAACTTCGCAATACCAATTGACACAGTTGTCCGAACAGTACCTTACCTTATCGTATATGGAACCCCATATAGTAACAGGTTTCAATAA